From Xylanibacter oryzae DSM 17970, a single genomic window includes:
- the infB gene encoding translation initiation factor IF-2, translated as MSIRLNVALRELNVGLQTAVDFLQRKNLGEVKADRNAKVTDEQYKALIDEFKGDKDLRNQAERLFPKKQKEKKQFTDKRENGSDNITTLNKPKFVGKIDLDNLGKKPAPKPSAAPEITPVSQPKVSAVSPTTEKKQQPEEITQQHKVEPIEKVSENNNSEVHNMKPSEQPKPIQKQEQPVVAPKPQVVEQQPASVQQPKTVDPRPAVAQKPKPVQQKFQGFQPKKEEPKAPEAKEEPKDSKLFTLKSESKLAPKVNVLGKIDLSTLNQSTRPKKKTKEERRKEREDKIRQSPSSNANGGERKKRQRINKERVDINAAVSQNNNSNNGNRNNNGPGNRNNGAPGSRPNNGPGNRNNGTSGNRNNNNNNSSSNNNNSNHKRSKRYVQRSLEVNNVDVAKQVKETLARLTNKSQNKKGARYRKEKREAVQEKLNEEKKEERAESKTLKLTEFVTVSELATMMNAQPNQVIATCMNLGIMVSINQRLDAETINIVADEFGYKTEYVSAEVSEAVSEDIDDVEDLMSRAPIVTVMGHVDHGKTSLLDYIRKSNVIAGEAGGITQHIGAYNVRLEDGRHITFLDTPGHEAFTAMRARGAQVTDIAIIIIAADDSVMPTTREAISHAQAANVPMVFAINKIDKPGANPDKIREDLANMNLLVEDWGGKYQCQEISAKKGVGVKELLEKVLLEAEMLDLKANPNRNATGSIIESSLDKGRGYVSTLLVSNGTLKVGDVVIAGTYFGRVKAMFNERNIRMDEAKPAEPAIILGLNGAPQAGDSFHVMETEQEARDITNKRMQLQREQGLRTQTRLTLEEIGHRIALGEFKELNLIVKGDTDGSIEALSDSFIKLSTQKIQVNVIHKAVGQISESDVSLASASDAIIVGFQVRPSAAARRVADQEGVEITTYSVIYDAIEDVKAAMEGMLDKIKKEVITGQVEVREVYKISKVGTVAGAFVTEGKVHRADKARLVRDGIVVHTGEINALKRFKDDVKEVGVNFECGISLVNFNDIQSGDIIETFTEIEIKQKL; from the coding sequence ATGAGCATCAGATTAAACGTAGCATTAAGAGAATTAAACGTAGGACTTCAGACGGCAGTTGATTTCCTACAGAGAAAAAACCTCGGAGAGGTTAAAGCTGACCGAAACGCCAAAGTTACAGATGAGCAATATAAAGCGCTCATTGATGAATTCAAGGGCGATAAGGATCTTCGTAATCAGGCTGAAAGACTCTTCCCTAAAAAGCAGAAGGAGAAAAAACAGTTTACTGATAAAAGAGAGAACGGTTCAGACAACATAACCACTCTTAACAAACCTAAGTTTGTCGGCAAGATAGACTTAGATAACTTGGGCAAAAAGCCGGCACCAAAACCGTCTGCTGCTCCTGAAATTACGCCTGTGTCTCAGCCGAAGGTTTCTGCCGTAAGCCCGACAACTGAAAAGAAACAGCAACCGGAAGAAATAACTCAGCAACATAAAGTGGAACCGATTGAAAAAGTTAGTGAAAACAATAATAGTGAGGTGCATAATATGAAACCGTCTGAACAACCAAAGCCAATACAGAAGCAGGAACAGCCGGTGGTAGCACCAAAACCCCAAGTAGTAGAGCAGCAACCTGCAAGTGTTCAACAGCCTAAAACAGTTGACCCACGGCCTGCTGTTGCTCAGAAGCCCAAACCGGTTCAGCAAAAGTTTCAGGGTTTTCAACCCAAAAAGGAAGAACCTAAAGCTCCGGAAGCAAAAGAGGAACCTAAAGATAGTAAACTATTTACTCTTAAGAGTGAGTCTAAACTAGCCCCGAAGGTAAATGTCCTTGGAAAGATAGATCTTTCAACCCTTAACCAGAGCACTCGCCCTAAGAAGAAAACTAAGGAAGAGCGCCGCAAAGAGCGTGAAGACAAAATACGTCAGAGCCCAAGTAGCAATGCTAATGGTGGAGAACGTAAAAAACGTCAGCGCATTAATAAAGAACGTGTAGATATTAATGCAGCTGTAAGTCAGAACAATAATTCTAATAACGGTAACCGTAACAATAACGGTCCCGGCAATAGAAATAATGGTGCTCCCGGCAGTAGGCCTAATAATGGACCCGGCAATAGAAATAATGGCACATCCGGCAATAGAAACAACAATAACAATAATAGCAGCAGCAATAATAACAATAGTAACCACAAACGCAGCAAAAGATATGTTCAGCGCAGCCTTGAGGTGAATAATGTGGATGTTGCAAAGCAGGTTAAAGAGACTCTGGCACGTCTTACAAATAAGAGTCAGAATAAGAAAGGCGCAAGATATCGTAAGGAGAAACGTGAAGCCGTTCAGGAAAAACTGAATGAGGAGAAGAAGGAAGAAAGAGCAGAAAGTAAGACACTTAAGCTCACTGAGTTCGTTACTGTCAGTGAACTTGCAACAATGATGAATGCTCAGCCAAATCAGGTTATTGCTACCTGTATGAACCTTGGTATTATGGTATCTATAAACCAGCGTTTGGATGCTGAAACAATTAATATTGTTGCAGATGAGTTTGGTTATAAGACAGAATATGTAAGTGCTGAGGTTTCTGAAGCTGTAAGTGAAGATATAGATGACGTAGAAGATTTGATGTCTCGTGCTCCTATTGTAACTGTTATGGGACATGTAGACCACGGTAAGACTTCTTTGCTCGACTATATACGTAAGTCAAATGTTATCGCTGGTGAGGCCGGTGGTATCACTCAGCATATTGGTGCCTATAATGTGAGACTTGAGGACGGTCGTCATATCACATTCCTTGATACTCCTGGACATGAGGCCTTTACGGCCATGCGTGCCCGTGGTGCTCAGGTTACTGATATCGCGATTATCATTATCGCGGCTGATGATAGTGTGATGCCTACAACCCGTGAGGCTATATCTCATGCTCAGGCAGCTAATGTGCCTATGGTATTTGCGATAAATAAGATTGATAAACCGGGAGCTAATCCTGATAAGATACGTGAAGACTTGGCTAATATGAATTTGCTTGTAGAAGACTGGGGTGGTAAATACCAATGTCAGGAGATCAGTGCAAAGAAAGGTGTCGGAGTTAAGGAACTTCTAGAGAAGGTTCTTCTTGAGGCCGAAATGCTTGATCTTAAGGCAAATCCTAATCGTAATGCTACAGGTTCTATTATAGAGTCTTCTCTTGACAAGGGTCGTGGATATGTTTCTACACTGCTTGTTTCTAATGGTACACTTAAAGTTGGTGATGTAGTAATAGCAGGAACATATTTCGGACGTGTAAAGGCTATGTTCAATGAACGTAACATACGTATGGATGAAGCCAAACCTGCAGAACCGGCTATAATCCTTGGTCTTAACGGAGCACCTCAGGCAGGTGATTCATTCCATGTTATGGAGACAGAGCAGGAAGCCAGGGATATAACTAACAAGCGTATGCAGTTGCAGCGTGAGCAAGGTCTACGTACACAGACTCGTCTTACTCTTGAGGAGATCGGTCATCGTATTGCTCTTGGTGAATTCAAGGAACTCAACCTTATTGTTAAGGGTGATACTGACGGTTCTATCGAGGCACTCAGTGATTCGTTCATCAAGTTGTCTACACAGAAGATACAGGTCAACGTAATACATAAGGCTGTAGGACAGATATCAGAAAGTGATGTATCTCTTGCTTCTGCATCAGATGCCATTATCGTAGGTTTCCAGGTTCGTCCTTCTGCTGCAGCCCGTAGGGTAGCAGATCAGGAAGGTGTGGAAATCACTACATACTCTGTAATCTACGATGCTATAGAAGATGTGAAAGCTGCTATGGAAGGTATGCTTGACAAGATTAAGAAAGAGGTTATCACCGGTCAGGTTGAGGTACGTGAAGTTTACAAGATATCAAAGGTCGGTACAGTTGCCGGAGCTTTTGTTACAGAGGGTAAAGTTCACCGTGCAGACAAGGCCCGTCTGGTACGTGATGGTATTGTTGTACACACAGGAGAAATCAATGCTCTTAAGCGTTTCAAAGACGATGTAAAAGAGGTTGGTGTCAACTTTGAGTGCGGTATCAGTCTTGTCAACTTCAATGACATTCAGTCAGGGGATATCATAGAGACATTCACTGAGATTGAAATCAAACAGAAACTGTAA
- the nusA gene encoding transcription termination factor NusA, translating into MAARKIEEDAPSMIDTFKEFKDTKNIDRTTLVSVLEESFRNVIAKIFGSDENFDVIVNPDKGDFEIHRNRIVVANGEVQDENKEISLTAAQKIEPDYEVGEEVSEEVNFSKFGRRAILNLRQTLASKILELEHDSLYNKYKDRVGQIVSGEVYQMWKREMLLVDDENNEMHMPKTEQIPADQFHKGETVRGVVLRVDNENNNPKIILSRTSPLFLERLLEAEVPEIADGLITIKKVARMPGERAKIAVESYDERIDPVGACVGVKGSRVHGIVRELCNENIDVINYTSNIKLFIQRSLSPAKVTRIELDEESRHADVFLKPEEVSLAIGRSGLNIKLASMLTEYTIDVIRDVPENAGMDDEDVMLDEFSDEIDQWVIDAIKSIGLETAKSVINAPRDMLVEKADLEEETVDNVLRVLNEEFEK; encoded by the coding sequence ATGGCAGCAAGAAAAATTGAAGAAGATGCACCGAGCATGATCGACACCTTCAAGGAGTTTAAAGATACAAAGAATATTGACCGTACTACTCTGGTTAGCGTTTTGGAAGAAAGTTTCCGTAACGTTATAGCAAAGATATTCGGAAGCGATGAAAATTTCGATGTTATTGTAAACCCGGACAAGGGTGACTTTGAAATCCACCGTAACCGTATTGTCGTAGCTAATGGTGAAGTACAGGATGAGAATAAGGAGATATCTCTTACAGCAGCTCAGAAGATAGAACCTGACTATGAAGTAGGTGAGGAAGTATCTGAAGAAGTAAACTTCAGCAAGTTTGGCCGCCGTGCTATTCTTAACTTACGACAGACACTGGCTTCTAAGATTCTTGAACTGGAGCATGACAGCTTGTACAATAAGTACAAAGACCGTGTAGGCCAGATAGTAAGTGGCGAGGTGTATCAGATGTGGAAGCGTGAAATGCTTCTCGTGGATGATGAGAATAATGAGATGCATATGCCTAAGACAGAGCAGATACCGGCAGACCAGTTTCATAAAGGTGAAACGGTACGTGGGGTGGTGCTTCGTGTAGACAATGAAAACAATAACCCAAAAATTATATTGAGTCGTACAAGTCCTCTATTCCTGGAGCGCCTGCTTGAAGCAGAAGTACCTGAAATAGCTGACGGACTTATAACAATAAAAAAAGTTGCCCGTATGCCGGGAGAGAGAGCCAAGATAGCAGTAGAAAGCTATGATGAGCGCATCGACCCGGTAGGAGCCTGCGTAGGTGTAAAGGGCAGCCGCGTTCACGGCATAGTACGTGAACTGTGTAATGAAAATATTGATGTAATAAACTATACATCAAATATTAAACTATTTATCCAACGTTCGTTGAGCCCGGCAAAGGTTACTCGTATAGAACTGGACGAAGAAAGCCGTCATGCTGATGTATTCCTTAAACCGGAAGAAGTTTCATTGGCAATCGGCCGTAGTGGACTTAACATCAAACTGGCTAGTATGCTTACAGAGTATACTATCGACGTAATACGTGATGTACCTGAGAATGCAGGTATGGATGATGAAGACGTAATGTTAGATGAATTCTCTGATGAAATTGATCAATGGGTTATAGATGCGATCAAGTCTATCGGATTGGAGACTGCAAAGTCTGTAATCAACGCTCCTCGTGATATGCTTGTAGAGAAAGCAGACTTGGAAGAAGAAACCGTTGACAATGTTTTACGAGTATTAAATGAAGAATTCGAGAAATAA
- the rimP gene encoding ribosome assembly cofactor RimP, whose product MIDKKVVKQLVDEWLQDNDYFLVDIAISPDDKIVVEIDHADGVWIEDCVSLSKYIEDHLSREKEDYELEVGSAGIGQPFKVLQQYQNHIGKDVEVLDNQGNKSKGVLKSVDGEDFVVTVSEKVKKEGVKRPVLTDIDKTFNMNNIKYTKYLLSFK is encoded by the coding sequence ATGATAGATAAGAAGGTTGTAAAACAGTTAGTAGATGAATGGCTGCAAGATAACGATTATTTTCTTGTAGACATTGCAATTAGTCCGGATGACAAGATTGTTGTTGAAATAGATCATGCAGACGGTGTATGGATTGAAGACTGTGTGTCTTTGAGTAAATATATCGAAGATCACTTGAGCCGCGAAAAGGAAGACTATGAGCTTGAAGTAGGCAGTGCCGGAATAGGTCAGCCATTCAAGGTGCTCCAGCAATATCAAAACCATATAGGAAAAGATGTTGAGGTTCTTGACAATCAAGGCAATAAGTCGAAGGGCGTGCTGAAATCTGTTGATGGAGAGGACTTCGTCGTTACTGTAAGTGAAAAAGTTAAGAAAGAAGGCGTAAAACGTCCTGTACTTACAGATATTGACAAGACATTCAATATGAATAATATAAAATATACTAAATACTTATTAAGTTTCAAGTAA